In one window of Cetobacterium ceti DNA:
- a CDS encoding phage terminase large subunit family protein — translation MKLPPDLTLTEWADRNRKLSKESSAEFGDWETARTPYMLEIYNNVMKEHIRKIVLQFGSQLAKSEFILNTFGWYANLDPCPMMIVQPTDKLASEFSKERVSPMIRDCAVLRNLIKDANLKNSGNTVTHKMFPGGFLAFRGAVTPSGLASKPIKVLFMDEVDRYPKSAGDEGSPITLAEKRVQTYDDHKIIITGTPTIKGHSEIEAEYEKGSKAKYYVECPACKEKNELLFDNLIWELNEEDELKVDKVEMVCEHCGSSSSESAWKEHRGEWIHEYPERTTLSYKLSALASAMRNWKSIVEEYLEKKDNEQELISFVNTVLGETYEQTLSEVLDYEILLNRRETYDAEVPDGVLLLTAGIDVQDGWLAIEVLGHGLNNETWGIQYKVLAGNLEEKEIWDELDEFLMKKFYYSNGIGINIYSACIDTGGHHTEAVYDFVKPRETYRRIFGIKGLGGENVPVINGFRLTKNKKINLLSLGVNALKDTVMGRLKINEIGPGYCHFPNDPFLKYDELYFKALTAEVKLTNKKNGKITWTKIRKRNESLDCRNYAEAAKQIFTKLDMNKLATLRKEQLEKIFEYKIPKKKTRKMKIEGGIKKDE, via the coding sequence TTGAAATTGCCACCAGATTTAACATTAACTGAATGGGCTGATAGAAATAGAAAATTATCAAAGGAATCTTCAGCAGAATTTGGAGACTGGGAAACTGCGAGGACTCCTTATATGTTAGAAATTTATAATAATGTCATGAAAGAACATATACGAAAAATAGTCTTACAATTTGGATCTCAATTAGCAAAATCTGAATTTATTTTAAATACATTTGGTTGGTACGCTAATTTAGATCCTTGTCCAATGATGATAGTTCAACCAACAGATAAATTAGCATCTGAATTTTCAAAAGAAAGAGTATCTCCGATGATAAGAGATTGTGCAGTTTTGAGAAATCTAATAAAAGATGCAAATTTAAAAAATAGTGGGAATACAGTTACACATAAAATGTTTCCTGGTGGATTTTTAGCATTTAGAGGAGCAGTAACTCCATCAGGATTAGCTTCTAAGCCAATTAAAGTTTTATTTATGGACGAAGTCGATAGATATCCAAAATCAGCAGGAGATGAAGGTTCCCCTATAACACTAGCTGAGAAAAGAGTTCAAACTTATGATGATCACAAAATAATAATTACAGGAACACCAACAATAAAAGGCCATTCGGAAATCGAAGCAGAATATGAAAAGGGATCGAAAGCAAAATATTATGTAGAGTGTCCAGCGTGCAAAGAGAAGAATGAATTGCTGTTTGATAACTTGATTTGGGAACTGAATGAAGAAGATGAATTAAAAGTCGATAAAGTAGAAATGGTTTGTGAACATTGCGGTTCCAGCAGCAGCGAATCAGCTTGGAAAGAACATAGAGGAGAATGGATACATGAATATCCAGAGAGAACAACACTTTCATATAAATTATCTGCATTAGCAAGTGCTATGAGAAATTGGAAAAGTATAGTAGAAGAATATTTAGAAAAAAAAGACAATGAACAAGAATTAATATCATTTGTAAATACTGTGCTAGGAGAAACTTATGAACAAACTTTATCAGAAGTATTAGATTATGAAATTTTATTGAATAGAAGAGAAACATATGATGCTGAAGTGCCAGATGGAGTATTGCTATTAACCGCGGGTATTGACGTTCAAGATGGATGGTTAGCAATAGAAGTACTAGGACATGGCTTGAATAATGAGACATGGGGAATTCAATATAAAGTCCTTGCTGGAAATCTTGAAGAAAAAGAGATATGGGATGAATTAGATGAGTTTTTAATGAAGAAATTTTATTATTCTAACGGCATAGGAATTAATATTTATTCTGCATGTATAGATACTGGTGGGCATCATACGGAAGCTGTTTATGACTTTGTAAAGCCTCGTGAAACTTACCGAAGGATATTCGGGATAAAAGGTCTAGGAGGAGAAAATGTTCCTGTTATAAATGGATTTAGGTTAACAAAAAATAAAAAAATAAATTTATTATCTTTAGGGGTTAATGCGCTTAAAGATACTGTAATGGGACGATTGAAAATTAATGAAATAGGACCTGGATATTGTCATTTTCCAAATGATCCATTTTTAAAATACGATGAGTTATATTTTAAAGCTTTAACAGCTGAGGTGAAGTTAACTAATAAGAAGAACGGAAAAATAACGTGGACAAAAATAAGAAAGCGTAATGAATCTTTGGATTGTAGAAACTATGCGGAAGCTGCAAAACAAATATTTACTAAATTAGATATGAATAAGCTTGCAACTTTAAGGAAAGAGCAACTAGAGAAAATATTTGAATATAAGATTCCTAAAAAGAAAACTAGAAAAATGAAAATAGAAGGGGGGATAAAAAAAGATGAGTAA
- a CDS encoding phage portal protein, with protein sequence MFNFFKNKIKKNPRETTKEMKVMNYAQGGGSRTKVIFRKTRDELNTADEDIGESKDLLMARSSYLYMNNAIGAAAIKKIRTNVVGRGLKVKPTIANEILKLSQDEVDRIHKEICILWDIFTDECDIENFSNFYQIQSLVLINQLVFGETFVLLPLKKKPGQLFDLKIKLIDSIRCQNPQSSNDNIRNGVEISSDGEIVAYYFTKNSTSTETVRVDTVGKKTGRRNVLCVMEKERIGQRRGVPLLSPVIELLYQLSEYTSTEITSASVAALFSVFITNTSEDTTTPEGEDPLMNSESEKEEDGDYIVKLGNGTLSELPPGKNITIASPNRNGASFEEFTKTLARQLGAALEIPYEILFTNFTASYSASRAALLEVWKMYLMRRNWFVSDFCKPIYEEFLDEAVAKGMLNLPGYENLLNRKCYQKAEWYGPVQGQLNPVQEVNAAVTKIKSGLSTLDRETRELNGGDFEANNTQRKIESEKRGELKNEQSI encoded by the coding sequence ATGTTTAATTTTTTTAAAAATAAAATTAAAAAAAATCCTCGAGAAACAACAAAGGAAATGAAGGTTATGAACTATGCCCAAGGAGGTGGTTCTAGAACTAAAGTTATATTCAGAAAAACAAGAGATGAATTAAATACAGCAGATGAGGATATTGGAGAAAGCAAAGATTTGCTAATGGCTAGATCATCTTATTTATATATGAATAATGCCATTGGAGCTGCTGCAATAAAAAAAATAAGAACAAATGTTGTAGGTAGAGGATTAAAAGTAAAACCTACTATAGCTAATGAGATTTTAAAGTTATCTCAGGATGAGGTAGATAGAATACACAAAGAAATATGTATTCTGTGGGATATTTTTACTGATGAATGTGATATAGAAAATTTTTCAAATTTTTATCAAATACAATCTCTTGTATTGATAAATCAGCTAGTTTTTGGAGAAACTTTTGTATTGCTTCCGTTGAAAAAAAAGCCTGGCCAACTTTTTGATTTAAAAATAAAACTTATAGATTCTATCAGATGTCAAAATCCACAAAGTTCAAACGACAATATAAGGAATGGAGTTGAAATATCATCTGATGGAGAAATTGTTGCATATTATTTTACGAAAAATAGTACATCTACAGAAACCGTAAGAGTTGATACAGTTGGAAAAAAGACAGGAAGAAGAAATGTTTTATGCGTTATGGAAAAGGAAAGAATAGGTCAACGTAGAGGAGTTCCACTATTATCTCCAGTTATAGAATTACTTTATCAACTTTCTGAATATACATCAACAGAAATAACTTCAGCCTCAGTTGCTGCATTATTTTCCGTATTCATAACTAACACTTCAGAAGATACAACTACACCAGAAGGAGAAGATCCTTTAATGAATAGTGAAAGTGAAAAAGAAGAGGATGGAGATTATATTGTTAAACTAGGTAACGGAACGTTAAGCGAATTGCCTCCAGGCAAAAATATAACGATTGCTTCCCCGAATCGAAATGGAGCAAGTTTTGAAGAATTTACAAAAACATTAGCACGACAACTTGGAGCAGCATTAGAAATTCCGTACGAAATTTTGTTTACAAATTTTACAGCAAGTTATTCAGCTTCTAGAGCAGCACTTTTAGAGGTGTGGAAAATGTACTTAATGAGAAGAAATTGGTTTGTATCGGATTTTTGTAAGCCAATTTATGAAGAATTTTTAGATGAAGCAGTAGCAAAAGGAATGCTGAATTTGCCAGGATATGAAAATTTATTAAATAGAAAATGTTATCAAAAAGCTGAATGGTATGGGCCAGTACAAGGTCAATTGAATCCAGTTCAAGAGGTAAATGCAGCTGTAACAAAAATTAAATCTGGGTTATCGACTCTTGATAGAGAGACAAGAGAGCTAAATGGTGGAGATTTTGAAGCGAATAATACGCAAAGGAAGATTGAAAGTGAAAAAAGAGGTGAATTGAAAAATGAACAAAGTATTTAA
- a CDS encoding DNA methyltransferase → MEIKTYNGEALETIENLIDKGIKVDLILCDPPYGVTKNKWDKKIDPEKMWKVLKKNRKETTPIILFCVQPYTSELVITNSKEFKYMKYWKKDRPKNFLNANKQPLREIEEVAIFYKKQCFYNPQKIHGEPNHSTGKAKGKIKKLITTTVVLPKPRI, encoded by the coding sequence ATGGAAATAAAGACATATAACGGAGAAGCCTTAGAAACTATAGAAAATTTAATAGACAAAGGAATTAAAGTTGATTTAATTTTATGCGATCCTCCATACGGAGTAACTAAAAATAAATGGGATAAAAAAATAGATCCTGAAAAAATGTGGAAAGTATTAAAAAAAAATAGAAAAGAAACAACTCCAATAATTTTATTTTGTGTACAACCTTATACTTCAGAACTTGTAATAACAAATTCAAAAGAATTCAAATATATGAAATACTGGAAAAAAGACAGACCTAAAAATTTTTTAAACGCCAACAAGCAACCTCTAAGAGAAATTGAGGAAGTGGCTATTTTTTATAAAAAACAATGTTTTTATAATCCACAAAAAATACATGGGGAACCTAATCACAGCACAGGGAAAGCTAAAGGAAAGATAAAAAAATTAATAACAACTACGGTTGTTTTGCCCAAACCGAGAATTTAG
- a CDS encoding DUF6148 family protein — MSNSLTQEIAKRKLEKYLEAEEKVLLAQEYKLEGRVVTRANLKEIREGIKFWEKKCINKNLTKIRSYRVQIKND; from the coding sequence ATGAGTAATTCTCTAACTCAAGAAATAGCAAAAAGAAAATTAGAAAAATATTTAGAAGCGGAAGAAAAAGTATTACTTGCTCAAGAATATAAACTTGAAGGCAGAGTTGTAACTAGAGCGAATCTAAAAGAAATCAGAGAAGGTATAAAATTTTGGGAAAAAAAATGTATAAATAAAAATTTAACTAAAATTAGAAGCTATAGAGTTCAAATTAAAAATGATTAG
- a CDS encoding site-specific DNA-methyltransferase yields MEYKCPFPAIHGTEKPVEVTEELILTYSKEGDTILDFCMGSGTIGLVAMKNNRNYIGIEQDVKIYAQALERLKQGE; encoded by the coding sequence ATGGAATACAAATGTCCATTTCCAGCGATTCATGGAACCGAAAAACCCGTTGAAGTAACGGAAGAATTGATATTAACCTATTCGAAAGAGGGCGATACAATATTAGACTTTTGTATGGGTAGTGGAACTATCGGGTTAGTAGCAATGAAAAACAATAGGAATTACATTGGCATAGAGCAAGATGTAAAAATATATGCTCAAGCTTTAGAAAGATTAAAGCAAGGAGAATAA
- a CDS encoding terminase gpP N-terminus-related DNA-binding protein, with product MKSTPRKKVPISIKREARRLYEAGMHMVDIALELKLNINTLYKYSSKEKWERGRLADLLYIKEHELLTKEVALVRTKKLSEYRSLTDGIVVMGKNIQISTLKQGLSLKENIAFANHVKAIQTSYALDKELYSILTPIEEIEMQLKNVELEEAKERLEKEAGKGGTVNLDY from the coding sequence ATGAAAAGTACTCCAAGAAAAAAAGTTCCAATTAGCATAAAAAGAGAAGCAAGACGATTATATGAAGCTGGAATGCATATGGTAGATATCGCATTAGAATTAAAATTAAATATAAACACTCTGTATAAATATTCTTCAAAAGAGAAATGGGAAAGAGGAAGATTAGCAGATTTACTTTATATCAAAGAGCATGAACTTCTAACAAAAGAAGTAGCTTTAGTAAGAACTAAAAAGCTAAGCGAATATAGAAGCCTAACCGATGGGATAGTAGTAATGGGAAAGAACATTCAAATAAGCACATTAAAACAAGGACTTTCACTAAAAGAGAATATAGCCTTTGCAAATCATGTTAAAGCAATTCAAACATCATATGCGCTAGATAAAGAATTATATAGTATTTTAACCCCGATTGAAGAAATAGAAATGCAGTTAAAAAATGTTGAACTGGAAGAAGCAAAGGAAAGATTAGAGAAAGAAGCAGGTAAAGGAGGAACTGTTAATCTTGATTATTGA
- a CDS encoding replication initiation protein, translating into MNLTFKNELNDLILTKMSAKELDLFIALLIKFSELKTDKIKVSFLEIKKIMGINPRTSNKQFANTLDKMIIKSHQTIQKTEETKGRKKYISIITTTIFDEEEMTIESRINPDFKNLFEVDNEKGTYTILDLKALVNFKSKYSKNLYRLLKQWETIGTKEFSIDEFRTVLDVPKSYPMKEVDKIVLTPILKELTEFFPKLNIEKIKNGRGAKVTKIIFTWQRIERKKKSFKKQQEVQTQGTGSKKLYNKELAAEKTLEIEKEIEGLKAKERLAEIVKTNLSSKVVEESIQELTSDEYIGMYYDYLKANNIEHSLYVKKAFDIINKNKVKIKENKKAL; encoded by the coding sequence ATAAAATTTTCAGAGTTAAAAACAGATAAAATAAAAGTTTCTTTTCTTGAAATAAAAAAAATAATGGGAATAAACCCACGAACAAGCAACAAACAATTTGCAAACACTTTAGATAAAATGATTATAAAATCACATCAAACTATTCAAAAAACTGAAGAAACAAAAGGGAGAAAGAAGTATATAAGCATAATAACAACAACAATATTTGACGAAGAGGAAATGACAATAGAATCAAGAATAAATCCTGATTTTAAAAATTTATTTGAAGTAGATAATGAAAAAGGAACATATACAATTTTAGATTTAAAAGCACTCGTAAATTTTAAGAGTAAATATTCTAAAAATTTATATAGATTATTAAAGCAATGGGAAACAATCGGAACTAAAGAATTTTCGATAGATGAGTTTAGAACAGTTCTTGATGTTCCTAAGTCATATCCAATGAAAGAAGTTGATAAAATAGTATTAACTCCAATCCTAAAAGAATTAACAGAATTTTTCCCAAAACTGAATATAGAAAAAATTAAAAATGGAAGAGGTGCAAAGGTAACGAAAATAATTTTTACTTGGCAAAGAATAGAGAGAAAGAAAAAATCTTTTAAGAAACAACAAGAAGTACAAACACAAGGAACAGGATCTAAAAAGCTATACAATAAAGAACTAGCAGCAGAAAAGACATTAGAAATAGAAAAAGAAATAGAAGGTTTAAAAGCTAAGGAAAGATTAGCTGAGATAGTTAAAACTAATTTATCTAGTAAAGTTGTAGAAGAATCAATACAAGAGCTTACATCAGATGAGTACATAGGAATGTATTATGATTATTTAAAAGCGAATAACATAGAACATAGTTTATATGTAAAAAAAGCTTTTGACATAATAAACAAAAATAAAGTTAAAATAAAAGAAAATAAAAAAGCACTTTAA